In Candidatus Polarisedimenticolaceae bacterium, a genomic segment contains:
- a CDS encoding M13 family metallopeptidase, producing MRLQRAGSIVFVLSITATAFAADLRGIEVGDLDRTADPCTDFFQYANGTWRANNPIPSYMDRWSRRWASGEINKDQLHAILDDVSARKDWPAGSPEQLIGDMYGACMDQGAIDKRGLDPAKPMLAEIDGIKDRAALVKVIGHFQDLGIAAPFGIAASPDNHDPTHVIGDVFAAGLGMPDRDYYLKPEKRFAEAREKYREHVKKMFALAGQDAAAAQKSSDTVFAFEKQLAQISLDNVALRDPAATDHKTEFKDLVKMTPSFDWAAYFMGAKIPAVALNVQQPKFMKEVDRQLAKAPLPTWKTYLTWQFLHASSGALSAPFEEESFAFYGKYLSGATEMKPRWKRCVENVDGLLGEALGRKYVEKNFPPEAKARMQEMVKNILLALKDRINGLPWMEDATKQKALAKLATFNPKIGYPDKWKTYAGVTVTRDSFWNAVESASRWGVGDSYATIGKPVDRGRWGMTPPTSNAYYNPLMNEIVFPAGILQPPAFSVEETDAVNYGAIGVVIGHEVSHGFDDQGAQYDAQGQLKNWWTAGDLKKFQAQGQCVVDQFEGYFIEPGIHHNGRLVLGESIGDLAGAKLAFLAYEKSREGKPPEPTIDGFTPEQQFFISWGQWRGDETRPETQRRMVQGDPHPVAKYRVNGPLSNIPAFQQAFACKQDAAMVRPAEKRCEVW from the coding sequence ATGCGACTTCAACGAGCGGGGTCCATCGTCTTCGTGCTTTCGATCACGGCCACGGCCTTCGCGGCGGACCTGCGCGGCATCGAGGTCGGCGATCTCGACCGCACGGCCGATCCGTGCACCGACTTCTTTCAGTACGCGAACGGAACCTGGCGCGCGAACAATCCCATTCCGTCGTACATGGATCGCTGGAGCCGCCGCTGGGCCTCGGGAGAGATCAACAAGGATCAGCTCCACGCGATCCTCGACGACGTCAGCGCCCGCAAGGACTGGCCGGCGGGAAGCCCCGAGCAGCTCATCGGGGACATGTACGGCGCCTGCATGGATCAGGGCGCGATCGACAAGCGAGGGTTGGACCCGGCGAAACCGATGCTGGCGGAGATCGATGGAATCAAGGACCGAGCCGCGCTCGTCAAGGTCATCGGACACTTCCAGGATCTGGGCATCGCCGCGCCGTTCGGAATCGCGGCCTCCCCCGACAATCACGATCCGACGCACGTGATCGGGGACGTCTTCGCGGCCGGGCTCGGCATGCCCGACCGGGACTACTACCTCAAGCCGGAGAAGCGCTTCGCCGAGGCCCGCGAGAAGTATCGCGAGCACGTGAAGAAGATGTTCGCGCTCGCGGGGCAGGACGCGGCCGCGGCGCAGAAGTCCTCCGACACCGTCTTCGCGTTCGAGAAGCAGCTCGCCCAGATCTCGCTCGACAACGTCGCGCTGCGCGATCCGGCCGCGACCGACCACAAGACCGAGTTCAAGGATCTCGTCAAGATGACGCCGAGCTTCGACTGGGCGGCCTACTTCATGGGCGCGAAGATCCCCGCGGTCGCGCTCAACGTGCAGCAGCCGAAGTTCATGAAGGAGGTCGACCGGCAGCTCGCGAAGGCGCCCCTTCCCACATGGAAGACCTACCTGACCTGGCAGTTCCTCCACGCATCGTCCGGCGCGCTCTCCGCTCCGTTCGAGGAAGAGAGCTTCGCGTTCTACGGTAAGTATCTCAGCGGCGCGACGGAGATGAAGCCGCGCTGGAAGCGCTGCGTCGAGAACGTGGACGGCCTCCTCGGTGAGGCGCTCGGAAGAAAGTACGTCGAGAAGAATTTCCCTCCCGAAGCGAAGGCGCGCATGCAGGAGATGGTGAAGAACATCCTGCTCGCGCTGAAGGACAGGATCAACGGCCTTCCCTGGATGGAGGACGCGACCAAGCAGAAGGCGCTCGCCAAGCTCGCGACGTTCAACCCCAAGATCGGCTACCCGGACAAGTGGAAGACGTACGCCGGCGTCACGGTGACGCGCGACTCGTTCTGGAACGCCGTCGAGTCGGCGTCGCGATGGGGCGTTGGCGACAGCTACGCCACGATCGGCAAGCCGGTCGATCGCGGGCGCTGGGGCATGACGCCTCCCACCTCGAACGCGTACTACAACCCGCTCATGAACGAGATCGTGTTCCCCGCCGGCATTCTCCAGCCGCCCGCGTTCTCGGTCGAAGAGACGGATGCGGTGAACTACGGCGCGATCGGCGTCGTCATCGGCCACGAGGTCAGCCACGGCTTCGACGACCAGGGAGCGCAGTACGACGCCCAGGGACAGCTCAAGAACTGGTGGACCGCGGGTGACCTCAAAAAGTTCCAAGCCCAGGGTCAGTGCGTCGTCGATCAGTTCGAGGGCTACTTCATCGAGCCCGGCATCCACCACAACGGCAGGCTGGTGCTCGGCGAGTCGATCGGCGATCTCGCCGGTGCGAAGCTCGCCTTCCTCGCGTACGAGAAGTCGCGCGAAGGGAAGCCGCCGGAGCCCACGATCGACGGCTTCACCCCCGAGCAGCAGTTCTTCATCTCGTGGGGACAGTGGCGCGGCGACGAGACGCGCCCCGAGACGCAGCGCCGCATGGTCCAGGGCGATCCGCACCCGGTCGCCAAGTACCGCGTCAACGGCCCGCTCTCGAACATCCCCGCGTTCCAGCAGGCGTTCGCGTGCAAGCAGGACGCCGCGATGGTGCGGCCGGCGGAGAAGCGCTGCGAGGTCTGGTAG
- a CDS encoding LuxR C-terminal-related transcriptional regulator, with the protein MAGPFTFPHPIGTILDALVTSPDPVFVTDRSNRIVWWNASAEHLLGFKAHEVLGLPCAAMLQGCDAHGNRYCSDNCPITQLAMRHEPVRNFELTLRAKGDRELDTDVSVLHLAAPPPDLFFLAHIVRPSRRREKRAPERSSEETPPPRPTLLTVRESDDARARKLTAREIEVLGMLAAGNPTAEIASRLSISALTVRNHVQNILDKLELHSKTEAVAFAFQKHLI; encoded by the coding sequence ATGGCCGGACCGTTCACGTTTCCGCATCCGATCGGCACGATCTTGGACGCGCTGGTCACGTCCCCGGATCCCGTTTTCGTCACCGACCGGTCGAATCGGATCGTCTGGTGGAACGCGAGCGCCGAGCATCTCCTGGGGTTCAAGGCGCACGAGGTGCTGGGACTGCCGTGCGCGGCGATGCTCCAGGGATGCGATGCCCACGGGAACCGCTATTGCTCCGACAATTGCCCGATCACGCAGCTCGCGATGAGGCACGAGCCTGTCCGGAACTTCGAGCTGACGCTCCGCGCGAAGGGCGATCGTGAGCTCGACACGGACGTCAGCGTGCTTCATCTGGCCGCGCCGCCTCCCGACTTGTTCTTCCTCGCGCACATCGTCCGGCCTTCACGACGCCGGGAGAAGAGAGCGCCCGAGCGGTCTTCCGAGGAGACTCCCCCGCCGCGACCGACCCTTTTGACCGTCCGCGAGTCCGACGACGCGCGGGCCAGGAAGCTCACGGCGCGCGAGATCGAGGTGCTGGGCATGCTTGCGGCCGGCAACCCCACGGCCGAGATCGCGTCGCGATTGAGCATCTCGGCGCTGACGGTCCGCAACCACGTCCAGAACATCCTCGACAAGCTCGAGCTGCACTCCAAGACCGAGGCCGTCGCCTTCGCGTTCCAAAAGCACCTGATCTAG